One genomic region from Nitrospinota bacterium encodes:
- the tuf gene encoding elongation factor Tu (EF-Tu; promotes GTP-dependent binding of aminoacyl-tRNA to the A-site of ribosomes during protein biosynthesis; when the tRNA anticodon matches the mRNA codon, GTP hydrolysis results; the inactive EF-Tu-GDP leaves the ribosome and release of GDP is promoted by elongation factor Ts; many prokaryotes have two copies of the gene encoding EF-Tu), protein GYRPQFYFRTTDVTGVATLPEGVEMVMPGDNVTLAVELITPIAMEKELRFAIREGGRTVGAGVITEISE, encoded by the coding sequence CGGATACCGGCCGCAGTTTTATTTCAGGACGACGGACGTGACAGGTGTCGCCACGTTGCCTGAAGGCGTAGAGATGGTGATGCCCGGAGACAACGTTACGCTGGCGGTGGAGCTGATCACCCCCATAGCGATGGAGAAGGAACTCCGGTTCGCCATCCGCGAGGGCGGCAGGACCGTGGGCGCCGGAGTTATCACCGAGATTTCGGAGTAG
- the rpmG gene encoding 50S ribosomal protein L33, whose amino-acid sequence MRDIVHLQCTECKRKNYSTTKNKKTVTDRLEFSKYCRFCKKHTAHREAK is encoded by the coding sequence ATGCGCGACATAGTCCATCTGCAGTGTACCGAGTGCAAGAGGAAGAACTATAGCACCACGAAGAACAAGAAGACGGTGACGGACCGGTTGGAGTTTTCCAAGTATTGCCGGTTTTGCAAGAAGCACACCGCCCATCGTGAGGCCAAGTAG
- the secE gene encoding preprotein translocase subunit SecE — protein sequence MSKVEQFKQFFKEVRMETKKVTFPSRKDTVATTMVVIAVVIMIGIYLGVVDFALSKIIGLALN from the coding sequence ATGAGCAAGGTAGAGCAGTTTAAGCAGTTCTTCAAAGAAGTGCGGATGGAGACCAAGAAGGTCACCTTTCCGAGCAGGAAAGATACCGTGGCCACCACGATGGTGGTGATAGCGGTGGTGATAATGATAGGAATCTATCTTGGCGTGGTGGATTTCGCCCTGTCCAAGATAATCGGGCTTGCGCTCAACTAG
- the nusG gene encoding transcription termination/antitermination protein NusG → METENEAKARWYVLHTYSGYEKKVKEQLMERLRQHGLHDKVGEILVPEESVVEIKGGKKRVSLRKFFPGYILIQLVMDEKTWHVVKDTPRITGFLGDASAPIPMSETEVERLREQLSGTAEKPKPKFAFEVGESVRVNEGPFANFTGVLDEVNLERGKVKVMVSIFGRATPVELEFAQIEKI, encoded by the coding sequence ATGGAAACGGAAAACGAAGCGAAGGCCAGGTGGTATGTGCTCCACACCTACTCGGGTTACGAGAAAAAGGTGAAAGAGCAGTTGATGGAACGGCTCCGCCAGCACGGCCTCCACGACAAGGTGGGGGAGATACTGGTGCCGGAGGAGAGCGTGGTGGAGATTAAGGGAGGGAAGAAACGCGTGTCCCTCCGCAAGTTCTTCCCGGGCTATATACTCATCCAGCTTGTGATGGACGAGAAGACCTGGCACGTGGTGAAAGACACGCCCCGGATAACCGGTTTTTTGGGGGACGCCAGCGCCCCCATACCGATGTCCGAGACGGAGGTGGAGCGTCTGCGGGAGCAACTTTCAGGCACGGCGGAGAAGCCCAAGCCCAAGTTCGCGTTCGAGGTGGGCGAGTCGGTGCGGGTGAACGAAGGTCCGTTCGCCAATTTCACCGGCGTGCTCGACGAGGTGAACCTGGAGCGTGGCAAGGTGAAGGTGATGGTGAGCATATTCGGCCGGGCGACGCCCGTGGAGCTGGAGTTCGCCCAGATAGAGAAGATTTAA
- the rplK gene encoding 50S ribosomal protein L11, producing MAKEITGKIKLQVPAGSATPAPPIGPALGQHGVNIMEFCKQFNARTQGQEGLIIPVVITVFSDRSFTFELKSPPASVLIKRAAGIAKGSAEPHKNKVAKITWDQVREIVRTKRADMSAADEEAGMRSVAGTARSMGVIVE from the coding sequence ATGGCTAAAGAGATAACAGGAAAAATAAAACTCCAGGTTCCCGCCGGTTCGGCCACGCCCGCGCCCCCCATAGGGCCCGCGCTTGGCCAGCACGGCGTAAACATCATGGAGTTCTGCAAACAGTTCAACGCCAGGACCCAGGGGCAGGAAGGGCTTATCATCCCGGTGGTGATAACGGTGTTCTCCGACAGGAGCTTCACCTTCGAGCTCAAGTCGCCCCCGGCGTCGGTGCTGATAAAGAGGGCCGCCGGTATAGCCAAGGGTTCGGCGGAGCCTCACAAGAATAAAGTAGCTAAGATCACGTGGGACCAGGTGCGGGAGATAGTGCGCACGAAACGGGCGGACATGTCCGCGGCCGACGAAGAAGCCGGCATGCGGAGCGTTGCGGGAACCGCCCGTTCGATGGGCGTAATTGTCGAGTGA
- the rplA gene encoding 50S ribosomal protein L1: MPARSKRYKAAVSGVDRDRKYSLLEALKLVKANAKAKFNETVEMAIRLGVNPTKADQMVRGAVTMPKGTGKVRKIAVFAKGEKLKEAEAAGADFSGADELIQKVAGGWMDFDVAVATPDMMGQVGKLGKALGPRGLMPNPKSGTVTFDIEKAIKEIRAGKVEFRVDKAGVVHAPVGKASFAPEDLYENARALLDHLMKIKPSTAKGTYVKSVAVSSTMGPGVRVDTADAAGAGKAA; the protein is encoded by the coding sequence ATGCCAGCAAGAAGCAAGCGTTACAAGGCGGCGGTCTCCGGCGTGGACAGGGACAGGAAGTATTCCCTGCTCGAAGCGCTGAAGCTCGTCAAGGCGAACGCGAAGGCGAAGTTCAACGAGACTGTGGAGATGGCCATACGGCTGGGGGTTAACCCCACCAAGGCCGACCAGATGGTGCGCGGGGCCGTCACAATGCCCAAGGGCACGGGGAAGGTCCGCAAGATCGCCGTGTTCGCCAAGGGCGAGAAGCTCAAGGAAGCGGAGGCGGCGGGCGCGGACTTTTCCGGGGCCGATGAGCTGATCCAGAAAGTGGCGGGCGGATGGATGGATTTCGACGTGGCCGTGGCCACGCCGGACATGATGGGCCAGGTGGGCAAGCTGGGCAAGGCGCTCGGTCCCCGGGGTCTTATGCCCAATCCGAAATCCGGCACGGTAACTTTCGACATCGAGAAGGCCATTAAGGAGATCCGGGCCGGCAAAGTGGAGTTCCGGGTGGACAAGGCGGGCGTGGTTCACGCCCCGGTTGGCAAAGCCAGCTTCGCCCCGGAAGACCTTTACGAGAACGCCCGGGCGCTTTTGGATCATCTTATGAAAATCAAACCCTCAACCGCCAAGGGCACTTATGTGAAATCCGTGGCGGTAAGCTCCACCATGGGCCCCGGCGTGAGGGTGGACACGGCCGACGCCGCAGGCGCCGGCAAGGCCGCCTAG
- a CDS encoding 50S ribosomal protein L10, which produces MVTEVKKTELEELRESFKTAKMALMANFSGVTVEDVDVLRRNLRASNTRLKVVKNTLARLAVKDTPIEGADKMFKGPVTVAFGYSDDIGASAKTFLDFAKAKADNLKIIGGVVEGSVLTAEQVRKLGDMPTKPVAQAMFLGLLQSPARNFLGVMEAAARKFLYALNAVAEKKQEGGQA; this is translated from the coding sequence ATGGTTACAGAAGTTAAGAAAACTGAGCTGGAGGAGCTCCGCGAGAGCTTCAAGACCGCCAAGATGGCGCTGATGGCCAATTTCAGCGGCGTCACCGTGGAGGATGTGGACGTTCTGCGCAGGAACCTTCGCGCCTCCAACACCCGGCTGAAGGTTGTGAAGAACACCCTGGCCAGGCTTGCGGTGAAAGACACGCCGATTGAAGGCGCGGATAAGATGTTCAAGGGCCCTGTCACCGTGGCGTTCGGTTATTCGGACGACATAGGCGCCTCGGCGAAAACCTTTCTGGATTTCGCCAAGGCCAAGGCCGACAACCTGAAGATCATCGGCGGCGTGGTGGAAGGATCGGTCCTGACGGCCGAGCAGGTGAGGAAACTTGGCGACATGCCAACCAAGCCCGTGGCCCAGGCCATGTTCCTTGGGTTGTTACAGTCGCCTGCCAGGAACTTCCTGGGCGTCATGGAAGCGGCGGCCCGGAAATTCCTTTACGCGCTCAACGCCGTGGCGGAGAAGAAACAGGAAGGGGGCCAGGCTTAA
- the rplL gene encoding 50S ribosomal protein L7/L12, which translates to MTKDDVKDFIRNMPVHELLGLVKELEDEWGVSAAAPAAVAVAGPAAAAVEAAPTEVSVILAGAGDKKIQVIKVVREVTGLGLKEAKDLVDGAPKPVKEKISPEEAQKIKAQLEENGATVEIK; encoded by the coding sequence ATGACTAAGGACGATGTGAAGGATTTCATCAGGAACATGCCCGTTCACGAGCTTTTGGGCCTCGTGAAGGAGCTTGAAGACGAGTGGGGCGTTTCCGCCGCCGCTCCGGCCGCCGTTGCCGTGGCTGGCCCTGCCGCCGCCGCCGTCGAGGCCGCCCCCACCGAGGTTTCGGTGATACTGGCTGGCGCTGGCGACAAGAAGATACAGGTGATCAAGGTTGTGCGCGAGGTTACCGGCCTTGGCCTGAAAGAGGCCAAAGACCTGGTGGACGGCGCCCCGAAACCCGTAAAAGAGAAGATCTCCCCGGAAGAGGCCCAGAAGATAAAGGCCCAGCTGGAAGAGAACGGCGCCACTGTAGAGATAAAGTAA
- the rpoB gene encoding DNA-directed RNA polymerase subunit beta, which translates to MTEVATYRSGKEPISRRNFSRIPTIVEIPRLLEIQTRFYEKFLQKNVAPQRRASVGLQEVFTGVFPITDYNETATLEFKGYELGIWECKCGEYMDLGGPGVVCPTCKREVSYKETYPTEECLKRGLTYADPLKIKVQLILKSKDEETGETQVREIKEQKIYLGEIPLMTDTGTFIINGTERVAVSQLHRSPGAFFTSEKGKGAQAGLTSYSARLIPYRGSWLDFEFDVKDILYARIDRRRKFQATILLKALGYDTQDILKFFYNSVQVHYSAAKDEFTVDLSKDILPLGFKAPLDIKDPKTGEVVLKAGRKLNRKTLRHLETSGVKSLKLTEDEVLGRFMAEDIVDEATGEIFIENNSEIKQDTLKTIRERRIDSFPVLVIDEQFRDTAIRDTLHMDKVESTEEALKEIYKRMRPGDPPTADTARALFENLFFNPKRYDLSEVGRLKLNTRLGLEFPLNKRLLTKEDILHTLKVLFDLRRGQGQVDDIDHLGNRRVRSVGESVENQFRIGLVRMEKTITERMNMMDLAACMPHDLINSKPVTAAIKEFFGSSQLSQFMDQTNPLSSVTHKRRLSALGPGGLTRERAGFEVRDVHPSHYGRICPIETPEGPNIGLISSLSTYARVNDFGFIETPYRKVVDGKVTAEVSYLSAMEEDKYTIAQANATLGKDGAFLDELISARRGGDYVLVPPNAVDCMDVSPKQLVSVAASLIPFLENDDANRALMGSNMQRQAVPLLKTEAPYVGTGMELKVARDSGAVVSARNAGEVISVDSSRVVVRAETGDRHESKVDIYRLTKYSRSNQNTCINQVPIVSLGQKVKKGDVIADGQSTDRGELALGRNVLVAFMPWNGYNFEDAIIISEKIVKEDVYTSIHIEEFEVEARDTRQGKEEITRDIPNVSEDSLRNLDESGIIRIGAKVKTGDILVGKVTPKGETLLSPEEKLLKAIFGEKAGDVRDTSLTVPPGNEGTVINVKVFSRRGSDKDARAEAIEKDERERLEKDMNEEIEIVLQEKDGKIRSLLLNKTCGDDVKRGSKVLVAKKTKLTRDVLAELEGKDLMKVSVDDTEAIDRIRQIDDEAREEISVIKNRYEDRIEKFSRGDELPPGVIKMVKVYVAIKRKLQVGDKMAGRHGNKGVVSVIVPEEDMPFMEDGTPIEIVLNPLGVPSRMNVGQIMETNLGMAAKRIGQHMMTPVFDGAHEKEISDLLEKSGYPRNGKVALVDGRSGDKFDQKVLAGYIYMLKLHHLVDDKIHARSTGPYSLVTQQPLGGKAQFGGQRLGEMEVWALEAYGAAYTLQEMLTVKSDDVEGRKRMYESIVKGDHTLHPGLPESFNVLVKELQALALDVELLQHQG; encoded by the coding sequence ATGACTGAGGTCGCCACCTATAGGTCGGGCAAAGAGCCGATTTCACGCAGGAATTTCTCCCGCATCCCCACGATCGTAGAAATTCCCAGGCTGTTGGAGATCCAGACCAGGTTTTACGAAAAGTTCCTGCAGAAGAACGTCGCCCCGCAGAGGCGGGCCAGCGTGGGGCTACAGGAGGTTTTCACGGGCGTTTTTCCCATCACGGACTACAACGAGACCGCTACGCTGGAGTTTAAAGGGTACGAGCTGGGCATTTGGGAATGCAAATGCGGCGAGTACATGGACCTTGGCGGGCCAGGGGTGGTATGCCCCACGTGCAAGCGTGAGGTGAGCTACAAGGAAACCTATCCCACCGAGGAATGCCTCAAGCGGGGCCTTACATACGCCGATCCGCTAAAGATAAAAGTACAGCTTATCCTCAAGTCCAAAGACGAGGAGACCGGCGAGACGCAGGTTCGCGAGATAAAGGAGCAGAAAATCTATCTCGGCGAAATACCGCTGATGACCGACACCGGCACGTTCATAATCAACGGCACCGAGCGGGTGGCCGTTAGCCAGTTGCACCGTTCCCCGGGCGCGTTCTTCACCTCCGAGAAGGGGAAAGGCGCCCAGGCAGGGCTGACAAGCTACTCCGCCAGGCTAATACCGTACCGGGGCTCCTGGCTGGACTTCGAGTTTGACGTGAAAGACATCCTTTACGCGAGGATAGACCGCAGGCGCAAATTCCAGGCCACCATCCTGTTGAAGGCGTTGGGGTACGACACGCAGGACATCCTGAAGTTCTTCTACAACTCCGTGCAGGTGCATTACAGCGCGGCCAAGGACGAGTTCACCGTGGACCTGTCCAAGGACATATTGCCGCTTGGGTTCAAGGCTCCCTTGGACATAAAAGACCCAAAAACCGGCGAAGTGGTGCTGAAAGCCGGCAGGAAGCTCAACAGGAAAACCCTTCGCCATCTGGAGACTTCCGGCGTCAAATCGCTGAAGCTCACCGAGGACGAGGTTCTGGGCCGCTTCATGGCCGAAGACATAGTGGACGAGGCCACCGGCGAGATATTTATTGAGAACAACAGCGAGATAAAGCAGGACACGCTGAAAACCATCCGGGAGCGCAGGATAGATTCCTTCCCGGTGCTGGTGATAGACGAGCAGTTCAGGGACACAGCCATCCGCGACACGTTGCATATGGACAAGGTGGAGTCCACCGAAGAGGCTCTGAAGGAGATTTACAAGAGGATGCGCCCCGGCGACCCGCCCACGGCGGATACGGCGCGCGCCCTGTTCGAGAACCTGTTCTTCAACCCGAAACGGTACGACCTTTCGGAGGTGGGAAGGCTGAAGCTGAACACCAGGCTTGGGCTGGAGTTCCCCCTGAACAAGCGCCTGTTGACCAAGGAAGACATCCTGCACACCCTCAAGGTGCTGTTCGATCTGCGCCGGGGGCAGGGCCAGGTGGACGACATCGACCATCTTGGCAACCGCCGGGTGCGCTCCGTGGGCGAGTCGGTGGAGAACCAGTTCCGCATAGGCCTTGTCCGCATGGAGAAGACCATAACCGAGCGGATGAACATGATGGACCTGGCGGCCTGCATGCCGCACGACCTGATCAACTCCAAGCCGGTTACCGCGGCCATAAAGGAGTTCTTCGGGTCCTCCCAGCTGTCACAGTTCATGGACCAGACAAATCCGCTGTCGTCGGTTACGCACAAGCGCAGGCTTTCGGCCCTTGGGCCGGGCGGCCTTACCCGGGAGCGGGCGGGGTTCGAGGTGCGCGACGTCCATCCGAGCCATTACGGGCGGATATGCCCCATCGAGACCCCTGAAGGCCCGAACATCGGCCTTATATCCTCCCTTTCCACTTACGCCCGGGTCAACGATTTCGGGTTTATCGAGACCCCGTACAGGAAAGTGGTGGACGGGAAAGTGACCGCCGAGGTCAGCTATCTTTCCGCCATGGAGGAGGATAAATACACCATAGCCCAGGCCAACGCGACCCTCGGCAAAGACGGCGCGTTCCTGGACGAGCTTATATCGGCCCGGCGGGGCGGCGATTACGTGCTGGTGCCGCCCAACGCGGTGGACTGCATGGACGTGTCGCCCAAACAGCTGGTGTCTGTTGCCGCGTCGCTGATACCGTTCCTTGAGAACGACGACGCCAACCGCGCCCTCATGGGTTCGAACATGCAACGCCAGGCAGTGCCGCTTCTAAAGACCGAGGCCCCATACGTGGGCACCGGTATGGAGTTGAAAGTGGCGCGGGACTCCGGCGCCGTGGTTTCCGCCAGAAACGCCGGGGAGGTGATTTCGGTGGACTCCTCGCGAGTGGTTGTCCGCGCCGAAACCGGCGACCGGCACGAGTCCAAGGTGGACATCTACCGGCTCACCAAATACTCGCGGTCCAACCAGAACACCTGCATCAACCAGGTTCCCATAGTGAGCCTGGGGCAGAAGGTGAAGAAAGGTGACGTGATAGCCGACGGGCAGAGCACCGACCGGGGCGAGCTGGCCCTGGGGCGCAACGTGCTGGTGGCTTTCATGCCCTGGAACGGGTACAACTTCGAGGACGCCATAATCATATCCGAGAAGATAGTGAAGGAAGACGTGTACACCTCCATCCACATCGAGGAGTTCGAGGTGGAGGCGAGGGACACGCGGCAGGGCAAGGAAGAGATAACCAGGGACATACCCAACGTCTCCGAGGACTCTTTGAGGAACCTGGACGAGTCGGGCATCATAAGGATAGGCGCCAAGGTGAAGACCGGCGACATCCTGGTGGGCAAGGTTACTCCGAAAGGTGAAACGCTCCTTTCGCCCGAGGAGAAACTGTTGAAAGCCATCTTCGGCGAGAAGGCCGGAGACGTGCGCGACACATCCCTCACGGTCCCCCCCGGCAACGAGGGCACCGTGATCAACGTGAAGGTGTTCTCCCGCAGGGGCTCCGACAAGGACGCCCGCGCGGAAGCCATCGAGAAAGATGAGCGGGAGCGGCTTGAGAAGGACATGAACGAGGAGATCGAGATCGTCCTTCAGGAGAAGGACGGGAAGATCCGTTCGTTGCTTCTCAACAAGACCTGCGGCGACGACGTCAAGCGCGGCTCCAAGGTGCTGGTGGCCAAAAAGACCAAGCTCACCCGCGATGTGCTGGCCGAGCTTGAGGGCAAGGACCTGATGAAAGTCTCCGTGGACGATACGGAGGCCATCGACAGGATCCGCCAGATAGACGATGAGGCCCGCGAGGAGATAAGCGTCATAAAGAACCGCTACGAGGACAGGATCGAAAAGTTCTCCCGCGGCGACGAGCTTCCCCCGGGCGTGATCAAGATGGTGAAGGTTTACGTGGCCATCAAGCGCAAGCTCCAGGTGGGCGACAAGATGGCGGGCCGCCACGGCAACAAGGGCGTGGTGTCGGTCATCGTCCCCGAGGAGGACATGCCCTTCATGGAGGACGGCACCCCCATCGAGATAGTTTTGAACCCCCTGGGCGTTCCCTCCCGTATGAACGTGGGGCAGATAATGGAGACAAACCTGGGCATGGCCGCCAAACGGATCGGCCAGCACATGATGACTCCGGTGTTCGACGGCGCCCATGAGAAAGAGATAAGCGATCTTCTGGAGAAATCCGGCTATCCGCGCAACGGAAAAGTGGCGCTGGTGGATGGCAGAAGCGGCGACAAGTTCGACCAGAAGGTGCTGGCCGGCTACATCTACATGCTGAAGCTCCATCATCTGGTTGACGACAAGATCCACGCCCGCTCCACGGGCCCATACTCGCTGGTCACGCAACAGCCCCTGGGGGGCAAGGCCCAGTTCGGCGGCCAGAGGCTCGGCGAGATGGAAGTGTGGGCGCTGGAGGCTTACGGCGCGGCTTACACCCTGCAGGAAATGCTTACAGTCAAGTCGGACGATGTGGAGGGTAGGAAGCGGATGTACGAGTCGATAGTAAAAGGCGACCATACACTGCACCCCGGCCTGCCGGAGTCGTTCAACGTGCTGGTGAAAGAGTTGCAGGCGCTGGCTTTGGACGTGGAGCTTTTACAGCACCAGGGCTAA